A part of Larkinella insperata genomic DNA contains:
- a CDS encoding O-methyltransferase encodes MDFLPPDISAYADAHTSPESELLRQLNRNTYARVLYPRMLSGHMQGRLLSMYSRMIRPRRILEIGTFTGYSALCLAEGLADDGTLITIEKDDELESFTRSYWNQSPVGHLIDLRIGNAVALIPALDGPFDLVFIDADKENYSVYYDLVFDKVRTGGIILADNVLWSGKVVKPVGNARTAAQRRADKDTQHVLDFNRKVNEDPRVEQVLLPVRDGLMMIYKK; translated from the coding sequence ATGGATTTTTTGCCACCCGACATTTCTGCCTACGCCGATGCGCACACCTCGCCCGAAAGTGAGTTGCTGCGCCAGCTCAACCGCAACACCTACGCCCGCGTGCTGTATCCCCGTATGTTGTCGGGCCACATGCAGGGGCGTTTGCTGTCGATGTATTCCCGGATGATACGCCCCCGCCGGATTCTCGAAATCGGCACCTTTACGGGGTATTCGGCCCTTTGTCTGGCCGAAGGACTGGCCGACGACGGCACTCTGATTACCATCGAAAAAGACGATGAGCTGGAATCATTCACCCGCTCCTACTGGAACCAGTCGCCGGTTGGGCACCTGATCGACCTGCGTATTGGCAATGCCGTTGCGCTTATACCGGCGCTGGACGGACCATTCGATCTGGTATTTATTGACGCCGACAAAGAAAATTACAGCGTGTATTATGACCTGGTTTTCGACAAAGTGCGAACGGGTGGCATCATTTTGGCAGATAATGTGCTGTGGAGTGGCAAGGTAGTGAAGCCGGTTGGCAACGCCCGAACCGCGGCCCAACGCCGGGCTGACAAAGACACGCAGCATGTTCTTGATTTCAACCGCAAAGTAAACGAAGATCCCCGCGTCGAGCAGGTTCTACTGCCCGTTCGGGACGGGTTAATGATGATTTACAAAAAATAA
- a CDS encoding LysM peptidoglycan-binding domain-containing protein: MKKSLLTFSLLLFLTPVFVFTGNAQNPVDVPPSIRFADLTVRFDDGARRIIQRDIASLVQSNRKYWEAKLDRVVLYFPLIESILLQEEVPVDLKYLAVQESSLTPDAVSASTAVGYWQFKKETATDHGLRVDDEVDERKSIVASTRGAARYFKRNNAVYNNWVSSLFSYYLGTTGISKLVPADWAYAKEVTLNEKTDRYILRFFAHKIALENVLPNYRTTNAFALVEYPNGSGKKVAKLSEELNIDETEIRKYNRWILGDDIPDDREYVLAIPASGDQAAALRRQVQRTKAQPVSSTRAAAAAAPRYDTGFPILRKVNYTKGKPDVVLYEINGLPGIQALAGDNVSTLARKARVSVSSFMRYNDMTDRTPITANEVYYLSKKMRKATVPHHTVQAGETSWSISQMYGIRLKRLLRFNRIDRSERLQVGRVMWLRERRPGNQPVEIIKTPNTPAPASQPIASQPGSEPDDSRLSQSASPNRPANNIPRNASERKLYTPKLVESKDSPVSTESRIASSGPVSTPASRPAEKPVSPTTRLVEEEAEPVSNPKMTMQSSGTTQRVVIVRPENSGSSPSDWDATPMRSTTPAPAPSSRPAERKPAEVPVTASAKRPVTESSEEVSAPVTRSTPAPKTSSPARTTSASRSMTHKVEPGQTYYSISRLYGVTIDELLAWNNLTPNDKLAVGQSLVIKGEGDAVKTPAATGSSASADPQVSEEIIYHTIQKGETLYRVSKQYGVTVEQIQNWNQLSSGGVTVGQQLKIIKK, translated from the coding sequence ATGAAAAAAAGCCTGCTGACTTTCTCTCTGCTCCTGTTCCTGACCCCCGTTTTCGTCTTTACCGGCAACGCCCAGAATCCCGTCGATGTTCCGCCCTCGATTCGTTTCGCGGACCTGACCGTCCGGTTTGACGACGGTGCCCGGCGCATTATCCAGCGGGATATTGCGTCCCTGGTGCAGTCGAACCGCAAATACTGGGAAGCCAAGCTCGACCGGGTGGTGCTTTATTTTCCGTTGATCGAGTCTATTCTACTGCAGGAAGAGGTACCGGTGGATCTGAAGTACCTGGCCGTTCAGGAAAGTTCGTTGACGCCCGATGCGGTGTCGGCATCAACAGCAGTAGGCTACTGGCAATTTAAGAAAGAAACCGCCACCGACCACGGGCTGCGCGTAGACGACGAAGTGGACGAGCGCAAGAGCATTGTAGCCTCAACGCGCGGAGCAGCCCGGTATTTCAAGCGCAACAACGCGGTTTACAACAACTGGGTATCGTCGCTCTTTTCGTACTACCTCGGCACGACCGGCATCAGCAAACTGGTTCCGGCGGACTGGGCCTACGCCAAAGAAGTTACCCTGAATGAAAAAACCGACCGGTACATCCTTCGTTTTTTTGCCCATAAAATTGCCCTCGAAAACGTTTTACCAAACTACCGCACCACCAATGCCTTCGCGCTGGTGGAATACCCCAACGGCAGCGGCAAAAAGGTGGCGAAATTGTCGGAGGAACTGAACATTGACGAAACCGAAATCCGCAAGTACAACCGCTGGATTCTGGGCGACGACATCCCAGACGACCGGGAATACGTGCTGGCCATTCCGGCATCGGGCGATCAGGCCGCGGCTCTGCGTCGGCAGGTACAGCGAACCAAGGCCCAGCCGGTAAGTTCCACGCGCGCTGCCGCTGCCGCAGCGCCCAGGTACGATACGGGTTTCCCGATTCTGCGAAAGGTCAACTACACGAAGGGAAAACCGGACGTGGTTTTGTACGAAATCAACGGTTTGCCGGGTATTCAGGCGCTCGCGGGCGACAACGTGTCTACCCTGGCCCGCAAAGCCCGCGTCAGCGTCTCGAGTTTCATGCGGTACAACGACATGACCGATCGCACGCCCATTACGGCCAATGAAGTGTATTACCTGTCCAAAAAAATGCGGAAAGCGACGGTGCCCCATCACACCGTTCAGGCGGGTGAAACCTCCTGGAGTATTTCGCAGATGTACGGCATTCGGCTCAAAAGACTTCTGCGCTTCAACCGCATCGACCGCTCGGAGCGTTTGCAGGTGGGGCGGGTCATGTGGTTGCGCGAACGCCGTCCCGGCAATCAGCCCGTTGAAATCATCAAAACACCGAACACACCCGCGCCGGCTTCCCAGCCCATTGCATCGCAACCCGGTAGCGAACCGGACGATTCACGGCTGAGCCAGTCGGCTAGTCCCAATCGTCCGGCCAACAACATTCCCCGCAATGCGTCGGAGCGGAAACTATACACGCCCAAACTGGTGGAATCAAAGGATTCGCCGGTTTCAACCGAATCGCGGATAGCCAGCTCAGGGCCCGTCAGCACGCCCGCCAGTCGACCTGCTGAAAAACCGGTTAGCCCAACAACCAGACTAGTGGAAGAAGAAGCGGAACCGGTTAGCAACCCGAAAATGACAATGCAAAGCTCCGGTACTACCCAACGGGTCGTGATTGTTCGCCCGGAAAATTCGGGATCTTCCCCTTCCGACTGGGATGCTACGCCCATGCGGTCTACCACCCCGGCACCGGCTCCCAGCAGCCGCCCCGCCGAGCGCAAACCCGCCGAGGTTCCGGTTACGGCCAGCGCGAAACGCCCGGTTACGGAATCTTCCGAAGAGGTTTCGGCACCCGTTACCCGTTCCACACCGGCTCCTAAAACCAGTTCCCCCGCCCGGACGACCAGTGCGTCGCGGTCGATGACGCACAAAGTAGAACCGGGACAAACCTATTACAGCATCTCCCGGCTGTACGGGGTTACGATTGATGAGTTGCTGGCCTGGAATAACCTGACGCCAAACGACAAGCTGGCGGTGGGTCAATCGCTGGTGATCAAAGGCGAAGGCGACGCGGTCAAAACCCCAGCAGCCACGGGCAGCAGCGCGTCCGCGGATCCGCAGGTAAGCGAAGAAATTATTTACCATACCATACAGAAGGGTGAAACCCTGTACCGCGTCTCAAAACAGTACGGCGTTACGGTTGAACAAATTCAGAACTGGAACCAGCTATCGAGTGGCGGTGTTACCGTAGGTCAGCAGTTAAAAATTATTAAGAAATAA
- a CDS encoding DUF3109 family protein — protein sequence MILIDNTCISDDVAEKFFVCNLDKCKGACCVEGDLGAPLEESELEILDQIYPQVKPYLMPEGVKAIEEQGLYESDGDGGYVTTTINGRECVFANYDERGILKCGIEQAYKEGKVDFKKPISCHLYPIRITKYDHFHALNYDRWPICSPACDFGKELGVEVYKFLKEPLIRMYGPKWYDELVHEIEDK from the coding sequence ATGATACTCATTGACAACACCTGCATCAGCGATGATGTAGCCGAAAAATTTTTTGTTTGCAACCTGGATAAATGCAAGGGCGCCTGTTGCGTCGAAGGCGATCTGGGCGCTCCTCTGGAGGAATCCGAACTGGAAATTCTGGATCAGATTTATCCCCAGGTGAAGCCTTATTTGATGCCCGAAGGTGTAAAAGCCATCGAAGAGCAGGGCCTCTATGAATCCGACGGTGACGGCGGCTACGTGACAACCACCATCAACGGACGCGAGTGTGTTTTTGCCAACTACGACGAGCGCGGTATTCTGAAATGCGGCATTGAGCAAGCCTACAAGGAAGGAAAGGTAGATTTTAAAAAGCCGATTTCTTGCCACCTGTACCCGATTCGCATCACGAAGTACGACCACTTTCACGCCCTTAACTACGACCGCTGGCCCATCTGCAGCCCGGCCTGTGACTTTGGCAAAGAACTCGGCGTGGAAGTTTATAAATTTCTGAAAGAGCCCCTGATTCGGATGTACGGCCCGAAATGGTACGACGAACTGGTGCACGAAATTGAAGATAAATAA
- a CDS encoding MGMT family protein produces MERRDYFEDVYEVVRLVPPGRVTTYGAIARYLGLRAGARMVGWAMNAVHGRDVPAHRVVNRIGVLSGKHFFGSPTAMQDLLAAEGVRVTDDRVEQFDKLLWDPTTELQ; encoded by the coding sequence ATGGAACGGCGTGACTACTTCGAGGATGTCTACGAGGTGGTGCGGCTCGTACCACCGGGCCGCGTCACCACCTACGGGGCTATTGCCCGCTACCTGGGCCTGCGGGCGGGGGCCCGGATGGTGGGCTGGGCCATGAACGCGGTTCATGGGCGGGATGTACCGGCCCACCGCGTGGTCAACCGCATCGGCGTTTTGTCGGGAAAACACTTTTTTGGCAGCCCCACGGCCATGCAGGATCTCCTGGCCGCCGAGGGCGTGCGGGTGACAGACGACCGGGTCGAGCAGTTTGATAAGCTGCTTTGGGACCCCACCACCGAATTGCAGTAA
- a CDS encoding response regulator, with the protein MPQSAGLLRSPSLQRKICVIIVDDDEDDRHFIHRAFQNVGAKHKILQFEDGEKLMKSLTESEDAKEKIACCGLIILDVNMHRMSGIEVLQAIKSSPELKHIPTVMLSTSIEEDLVQRAYSLGANGYLQKPNLMDDYNHLVISMQACFLEVPSVRWSQL; encoded by the coding sequence ATGCCACAGTCAGCCGGGCTACTGAGATCCCCTTCTTTACAGCGTAAAATCTGTGTTATTATCGTAGATGATGACGAGGATGATCGTCATTTCATTCACCGGGCTTTTCAGAATGTAGGGGCCAAACACAAGATCCTGCAATTTGAAGACGGCGAAAAATTAATGAAGAGCCTGACAGAGAGCGAGGATGCGAAAGAAAAGATTGCCTGCTGCGGTTTAATCATTCTGGATGTTAATATGCACCGGATGAGCGGAATTGAAGTGCTGCAAGCCATTAAAAGCAGTCCGGAACTCAAGCATATCCCGACCGTGATGCTGTCAACTTCCATCGAAGAAGATCTGGTGCAGCGCGCTTATAGCCTGGGTGCCAACGGTTACCTGCAAAAGCCCAACCTGATGGACGATTACAACCACCTCGTCATCAGCATGCAGGCTTGTTTCCTGGAAGTGCCCAGCGTCCGCTGGTCGCAGCTTTAA
- the mtgA gene encoding monofunctional biosynthetic peptidoglycan transglycosylase has protein sequence MSNPRPVNRLRTAAPQPASSRSGRSPRVDSLIRQRPWLLRVGQLLIKLLLLALLISFGWVVLLKYLPVSITPLMISRKMEAKAEGHDSKLYKDWTPYEEISKEAALAVVASEDQAFPRHWGFDFDEIQDAIKENKTRKRPRGASTISQQVAKNVFLWNGRSYLRKGLEVYFTFLIELIWGKERILEVYLNVAETGPLTFGVEAASRRYYGHAAKYLTRTEAARIAAVLPNPRLFSIKKPSAYTQKRTRQISRQMRYLGGRRYLENL, from the coding sequence ATGAGCAATCCTCGCCCGGTCAATCGTTTGCGTACGGCTGCCCCCCAGCCGGCTTCTTCCCGTTCGGGCCGTTCCCCGCGGGTTGATTCTCTCATTCGTCAGCGTCCGTGGCTGCTGCGGGTGGGACAGTTGCTGATCAAACTGCTTCTTTTGGCCCTTCTGATTTCGTTTGGCTGGGTTGTCCTGCTGAAATACCTGCCGGTTTCGATCACACCCCTGATGATTTCCCGAAAAATGGAAGCAAAGGCTGAGGGCCACGACAGTAAGTTGTATAAAGACTGGACACCCTACGAAGAAATTTCCAAAGAAGCCGCGCTGGCGGTTGTTGCGTCGGAAGATCAGGCTTTTCCTCGGCACTGGGGCTTTGATTTCGACGAGATTCAGGATGCCATTAAAGAAAACAAAACGCGGAAGCGGCCGCGCGGTGCCAGTACCATCTCCCAGCAAGTGGCCAAAAACGTATTCTTATGGAATGGCCGCAGTTACCTGCGCAAAGGGCTGGAAGTTTACTTCACTTTTTTAATTGAGCTCATCTGGGGCAAGGAGCGGATTCTGGAAGTCTACCTGAATGTTGCCGAAACAGGTCCGCTAACCTTCGGGGTGGAAGCCGCTTCACGCCGGTATTACGGCCATGCCGCCAAGTATCTAACCCGTACGGAGGCCGCCCGGATTGCCGCTGTGCTGCCTAATCCCCGCTTGTTTTCCATTAAAAAGCCGTCGGCCTATACGCAGAAAAGAACCCGGCAGATCAGTCGCCAAATGCGCTACCTGGGTGGTCGTCGCTATCTGGAAAATTTGTGA
- the hemW gene encoding radical SAM family heme chaperone HemW: MHLYIHIPFCKQACHYCDFHFSTSLQQKTALVDALCREIEVQKAYLPTRHLETIYLGGGTPSLLTETELQALFDTIHRHYTVAPDAEITLEANPDDLIGPASDPLRQLRLFRKYVNRLSIGIQSFHEPHLRLMNRAHSATEAETCVHLAQEAGFSNLTIDLIYGVPAETHTIWQADLAKAVSLKVPHVSAYCLTIEPGTVFGNWHKKGRLQAAEDEFAAEQFSRLVQTLRENGYEQYEISNFAKPGWEARHNSSYWKQRPYLGIGPSAHSFNGVSRQYNIAHNTQYMRAIDKGEVPGTVEPLSTADQVNDYLLTGLRTKWGCDLRELSRLAGTDFQALQRTELQNLYEKGWLSLENHLLTLTEAGKLFADRVAAELFLVEDDK, translated from the coding sequence ATGCATCTGTATATCCATATTCCCTTCTGTAAACAGGCCTGCCATTACTGTGACTTCCATTTTAGTACCAGTTTGCAGCAGAAAACGGCTTTGGTGGATGCGCTTTGCCGGGAAATCGAGGTGCAAAAAGCGTATCTGCCAACCCGGCATCTGGAAACTATTTATCTGGGGGGAGGAACACCTTCACTGCTGACCGAAACGGAGTTGCAGGCCCTTTTTGATACCATTCATCGCCATTATACCGTTGCGCCGGACGCCGAAATCACCCTCGAAGCGAACCCGGATGATCTGATCGGACCCGCGTCGGACCCGCTGCGTCAGCTACGGCTTTTCCGGAAGTACGTAAACCGGTTGAGCATCGGAATTCAGTCGTTTCACGAACCCCACCTGCGGTTGATGAACCGGGCGCATTCCGCGACGGAAGCGGAAACCTGCGTGCACCTGGCGCAGGAAGCCGGTTTTTCCAACCTGACCATTGATCTGATCTACGGAGTTCCGGCCGAAACGCACACTATCTGGCAGGCGGATCTGGCGAAAGCCGTGTCTTTGAAAGTACCGCATGTTTCGGCCTATTGCCTGACGATTGAACCGGGCACGGTATTCGGAAACTGGCACAAAAAAGGCCGTTTGCAGGCCGCCGAAGATGAATTTGCCGCCGAGCAGTTTTCAAGGCTGGTGCAAACGTTGCGGGAGAACGGTTACGAGCAGTACGAGATTTCGAATTTCGCAAAGCCGGGTTGGGAAGCCCGGCACAACAGCAGTTACTGGAAGCAACGGCCTTATCTGGGCATTGGGCCCAGCGCCCATTCGTTCAACGGAGTAAGCCGCCAGTACAACATTGCCCACAATACGCAGTACATGCGGGCGATCGACAAGGGCGAAGTGCCGGGAACCGTTGAGCCGTTGTCGACCGCCGACCAGGTAAACGACTATCTGTTGACGGGTCTGCGGACCAAATGGGGCTGCGACCTGAGGGAACTTTCCCGACTGGCCGGGACCGATTTTCAGGCCCTTCAGCGGACCGAACTTCAGAATCTCTACGAAAAGGGGTGGCTTTCCCTCGAAAACCATTTGCTAACATTAACCGAAGCCGGCAAGCTCTTCGCCGACCGCGTGGCCGCCGAACTGTTTCTGGTTGAGGACGATAAGTGA
- a CDS encoding GNAT family N-acetyltransferase, translating to MQIRYEIYAGFPPESLLRAIIFLHQRVFVGQTPEELLQEFEDVKSRHMLTLVALDDQTVVGYKMGYQRKPGHFYSWLGCVSPDHRRQGIAGELMRLQHDWCKSNGYRTVRTHTRNQWRDMLILNIRHGFDIIGTVTSANSHTTLVLEKAL from the coding sequence ATGCAAATCCGTTATGAAATCTACGCTGGTTTCCCGCCCGAATCTCTTCTGCGGGCTATTATTTTCTTGCATCAACGTGTATTTGTGGGGCAGACGCCCGAGGAACTTCTCCAGGAGTTTGAGGACGTAAAGAGCCGGCACATGCTTACCCTTGTGGCGCTCGACGACCAGACCGTGGTTGGTTACAAAATGGGCTATCAGCGCAAACCGGGCCATTTTTACAGTTGGCTGGGATGCGTAAGTCCGGACCACCGGCGGCAGGGCATTGCGGGCGAACTGATGAGGCTGCAGCACGACTGGTGCAAAAGCAACGGGTATCGGACCGTCCGAACGCATACCCGCAACCAGTGGCGCGACATGCTGATTCTGAACATCCGGCACGGTTTCGACATCATCGGCACGGTTACGAGTGCCAACAGCCACACCACCCTTGTCCTGGAAAAAGCGCTTTAA
- a CDS encoding DoxX family protein, which produces MKTAKKLDQFRPYAPFLLRLAFGYQLLDVVGHTALHPTEGIPWYADWLKSLGFPLPVLSAILSAYTEFFGALLMIVGFRTRWAAFFLMINFLFAVLMGHLAIQDTYKNTFPALNLLAMSVFLLLNGPGKPSFDEGFQADKPANGPA; this is translated from the coding sequence ATGAAGACAGCTAAGAAGCTTGACCAATTCCGTCCCTACGCTCCTTTTCTGCTCCGGCTGGCGTTCGGCTATCAGTTGCTCGATGTGGTCGGGCATACGGCGCTGCACCCTACGGAAGGCATTCCGTGGTACGCCGACTGGCTGAAAAGTCTGGGTTTTCCGCTTCCCGTTCTCAGCGCAATCCTGTCAGCCTACACCGAATTCTTCGGGGCGCTGCTGATGATCGTTGGGTTCCGGACGCGCTGGGCAGCTTTTTTTCTAATGATTAACTTTTTGTTCGCCGTTCTGATGGGGCATCTGGCGATTCAGGATACGTACAAAAATACCTTTCCCGCGCTCAACCTGCTCGCCATGAGCGTATTTCTCCTGCTGAACGGTCCGGGCAAACCGTCCTTTGATGAAGGATTCCAAGCCGACAAACCGGCAAACGGCCCCGCATGA
- a CDS encoding PhzF family phenazine biosynthesis protein, producing MPFRLYQLDAFTNQLFCGNPAAVCPLTEWLPDETMQAIAAENNLAETAFYVPIDPENGAYHIRWFTPTVEVDLCGHATLASAYVVFHLEKTTNSDVITFDSRSGILKVCREEDWLILDFPVDTTHIAIHPPALETSLGGIKPVEVLKGKTDYLIVFENEQQVLELKPDFREMATIPARGIIVTAPGSDSIDFVSRFFGPQSGIDEDPVTGSAHTTLIPYWAERLGKTTMTARQISKRGGYLRCKLVDERVEISGQVKLYLTGEFEL from the coding sequence ATGCCTTTTCGCCTTTATCAACTGGATGCGTTCACCAATCAACTTTTTTGCGGTAATCCTGCCGCCGTTTGTCCTCTGACGGAGTGGTTGCCCGACGAAACCATGCAGGCCATTGCGGCTGAAAATAACCTGGCCGAAACGGCTTTTTACGTGCCGATAGACCCCGAAAACGGCGCGTACCACATTCGTTGGTTTACGCCCACGGTGGAGGTTGACCTCTGCGGCCATGCCACGCTGGCGTCGGCTTACGTTGTCTTTCATCTGGAAAAAACGACGAATAGCGATGTCATTACCTTTGATTCCCGCAGCGGCATTTTGAAAGTGTGCCGCGAAGAGGATTGGCTGATTCTGGATTTCCCCGTCGATACGACCCACATCGCCATTCATCCGCCAGCGCTCGAAACCAGCCTGGGTGGCATCAAACCGGTGGAGGTTCTGAAAGGGAAAACCGACTACCTGATTGTTTTTGAAAACGAGCAGCAGGTGCTGGAGTTAAAGCCCGACTTCCGGGAAATGGCGACCATTCCCGCACGCGGGATCATCGTGACGGCTCCAGGAAGCGATTCGATTGATTTCGTGTCCCGCTTTTTTGGCCCGCAATCCGGCATTGATGAAGATCCGGTGACGGGGTCCGCGCACACGACCCTGATTCCGTACTGGGCTGAGCGGTTGGGAAAAACCACCATGACGGCCCGCCAGATTTCCAAACGGGGCGGTTACCTGCGTTGTAAGCTGGTCGACGAACGGGTTGAGATTTCCGGACAGGTGAAGCTGTACCTGACCGGCGAGTTTGAACTCTGA